One Candidatus Hydrogenedentota bacterium genomic window, GTATTTGTTTTATCCCGTAACTTGACGCCGCCCGCTGTTTTCCTGAATATGTGCAATAGAAATGGTATCCCTGTATTGCGCACGGCCATGAGCACCGCTGAAGTGATCAGCCGCATCATCCTCTTTCTTAGTGAAGAATTCGCGCCGGAAACCTCCTGTCACGGCACCGCCGTCGACGTCTACGGCATTGGATGTCTGCTTGTCGGTAAGGCGGGCATCGGAAAAAGTGAAACCGCCTTGGAACTTGTCGAACGAGGCCATCGCTTGGTAGCTGATGACTATGTCGAACTCAAATGCAGCCGAGAAGACTATTTATATGCTCAAATGAATCC contains:
- a CDS encoding HPr kinase/phosphorylase, producing the protein MDFNALLIKRKNNIPVSRLLDYVTVELDFELLAGFQGTGRPVCTWDVNRPGLALSGYLDYFANDRVQILGNTEIHFMERMEPSVLATVLANMFSFEIPVFVLSRNLTPPAVFLNMCNRNGIPVLRTAMSTAEVISRIILFLSEEFAPETSCHGTAVDVYGIGCLLVGKAGIGKSETALELVERGHRLVADDYVELKCSREDYLYAQMNP